In one Alnus glutinosa chromosome 14, dhAlnGlut1.1, whole genome shotgun sequence genomic region, the following are encoded:
- the LOC133857191 gene encoding protein HEAT INTOLERANT 4: protein MRKGAKRKASQRKEADTAQDKQQESKKATSRAKRVKASVPESEPEYFEDKRNLEDLWKAAFPVGTEWDQLDSVYQFNWNFSNLEDAFEEGGKLHGKKVYLFGCTEPQLVSFKGESKIICIPVVVAVVSPFPPSDKIGINSVQREAEEIIPMKQMKMDWVPYIPLENRGSQVESLHSQIFILSCTQRRAALKHLKIDRVKKYEYCLPYFYQPFKEDELEQSTEVQIIFPSETKPIFCEFDWELDELEEFTDKLIQEEELSEDQKDAFKEFVKEKVREAKKANREAREARKKALQEMSEETKAAFENMRFYKFYPVQTPDSPDISNVKALFINRYYGKAHEVL, encoded by the exons ATGAGGAAAGGAGCGAAGAGGAAGGCGAGCCAGAGGAAAGAGGCCGATACTGCGCAAGACAAGCAGCAGGAGTCGAAGAAAGCGACTTCTCGAGCTAAGCGGGTCAAGGCCTCCGTGCCCGAATCCGAGCCCGAGTACTTCGAGGATAAGCGTAACTTG GAAGATCTATGGAAGGCAGCATTTCCCGTTGGGACGGag TGGGATCAATTGGACTCGGTCTACCAATTCAACTGGAATTTCTCAAATCTAGAA GATGCATTTGAAGAAGGGGGAAAGCTTCATGGAAAGAAAGTTTATCTCTTTGGTTGTACAGAAC CTCAATTGGTCTCTTTCAAGGGTGAAAGCAAAATTATCTGCATACCTGTGGTAGTTGCT GTTGTATCTCCATTCCCTCCTTCTGATAAGATAGGGATTAACTCAGTTCAGAGAGAGGCTGAGGAAATTATTCccatgaaacaaatgaaaatggaCTGGGTTCCTTATATTCCTCTTGAGAATAG AGGCAGCCAAGTTGAAAGCCTTCACTCTCAAATATTTATATTGAGCTGCACCCAAAGAAG GGCTGCTTTAAAACACTTGAAGATAGACCGGGTCAAGAAATATGAGTACTGCTTGCCTT ATTTCTACCAGCCCTTCAAGGAAGATGAGCTTGAGCAAAGCACTGAggttcaaataatttttccatcAGAAACAAAGCCG ATTTTCTGTGAATTTGATTGGGAGTTGGATGAACTTGAG GAGTTCACAGACAAGCTGATACAGGAGGAGGAGTTGTCCGAAGATCAAAAGGATGCCTTCAAG gagTTTGTCAAGGAGAAAGTTCGGGAAGCAAAGAAAGCTAATCGAGAG GCAAGGGAAGCCCGGAAAAAAGCCCTTCAAGAAATGAGCGAGGAAACTAAGGCAGCTTTTGAGAACATGAGGTTTTACAAGTTCTACCCTGTGCAAACACCAGATTCACCTGATATATCTAATGTTAAG GCTCTGTTCATAAACAGGTATTATGGGAAGGCTCACGAGGTTCTGTGA
- the LOC133857184 gene encoding protein CPR-5 isoform X1 translates to MEASSSSPPHQPLQSSAVDSNPNSTVQDPSPPLSTGSNDDDDDSKPINVDEKDGKTRKKIKKKRVFKDGSVLLPPSSSSCASSSSTSSSLPATRVVLRRRNPRALLATARRSEGSVDVIGLPLGMSVAAVVALVLETKDTAGGRMSVDHLSMICTSAVRESLVNQVFGDKFDCFMRNFEKSFGSTLRTLRRINESRVKKGGPHFSNLNVEGSTSDVTLNKGGCTSNSGIEDFQSERVSQTFETQDRLKTIEEVRENMLTDSSNHELVLHGQINQVACVYPSTYGPAIGHSMLSTIEKSVVEQTRSNDLKTLELSLTMERLKLKETQLALNHDSNHLERSKLAVGISKASFRAEKFKNQLEDTRHTELLRKCIDCLVAGLLIMSVSLLYGAYVFSYTRISEATESCTPSPMESKSWWIPKPMSSLNSGLHILRCQVQVVSRMLFGILMIVTIAFLLLQRSATTKQIMPVTFMLLLLGVACGLAGKLCVDTLGGSGYHWLVFWETLCLLHFISNVCTSALFLILHGPVNVSQGTKGTIFPYWIRQFLFYVILLLFLPLFCGLMPFASLGEWKDHFSLLVRNSLFTVD, encoded by the exons ATGGAGGCCTCTTCTTCTTCGCCACCTCATCAACCCCTCCAATCCAGTGCCGTCGATTCCAATCCGAATTCGACAGTCCAAGACCCTTCTCCTCCTTTGTCTACAGGTTCCAACGACGACGACGATGATTCAAAGCCCATCAACGTTGACGAAAAGGACGGCAAGACAAGAAAGAAGATTAAGAAGAAAAGGGTCTTCAAGGATGGCTCTGTTCTGTTACCTCCTTCGTCCTCGTCTTGtgcttcttcatcttctacttcttcttccttGCCGGCCACGCGCGTGGTTCTCAGACGCCGGAACCCTAGGGCCCTACTCGCTACGGCGCGGCGCAGCGAGGGCAGTGTGGACGTCATCGGTCTCCCTCTCGGAATGTCTGTCGCGGCTGTCGTTGCTCTG GTTCTGGAAACGAAAGACACGGCAGGTGGAAGGATGTCCGTCGACCATCTTTCAATG ATCTGCACTTCAGCTGTCAGAGAATCTTTAGTCAAT CAGGTCTTTGGTGAcaaatttgattgttttatgagaaactttGAAAAGTCATTTGGGAGCACCTTGAGGACCCTTAGAAGGATCAATGAGTCACGCGTAAAAAAGGGAGGTCCTCATTTTAGCAACCTAAATGTAGAAGGGTCTACTTCAGATGTGACTCTGAATAAAGGAGGATGCACAAGCAATTCTGGTATAGAAGATTTTCAGTCAGAGAGAGTCTCACAAACTTTTGAAACTCAGGATCGATTAAAGACCATTGAAGAGGTGAGAGAGAATATGCTAACTGATTCCAGTAATCATGAGCTTGTCCTGCATGGGCAAATAAACCAAGTAGCATGTGTCTATCCAAGTACATACGGTCCTGCAATTGGGCATTCTATGCTTAGCACTATTGAGAAATCTGTCGTAGAGCAAACCCGTTCTAATGACCTGAAGACTTTGGAGCTTAGCCTTACAATGGAAAGATTGAAGTTGAAAGAGACACAGCTGGCTCTCAACCATGATTCAAATCATCTAGAGAGGTCAAAACTGGCCGTGGGTATATCAAAGGCATCTTTTAGAGCTGAAAAATTCAAGAATCAATTAGAAGACACGAGACACACTGAGCTGCTCAGAAAGTGCATTGACTGTCTTGTTGCTGGTTTGCTTATCATGTCAGTCTCCCTGTTATATGGTGCTTATGTATTTTCATACACGAGGATCAGTGAAGCTACCGAATCTTGTACACCTTCACCCATG GAGTCCAAGTCTTGGTGGATCCCAAAGCCAATGTCATCGCTCAATTCAGGGCTGCACATCCTCAGATGTCAGGTTCAAGTTGTGAGTCGAATGCTGTTTGGTATCTTAATGATTGTCACTATTGCTTTTTTGCTTCTCCAGCGTTCAGCAACTACAAAACAGATCATGCCAGTTACGTTCATGCTCTTGCTGTTAGGAGTTGCCTGTGGTTTAGCAGGCAAGCTTTGTGTAGACACACTGGGAGGGAGTGGATATCATTGGCTCGTATTCTGGGAGACACTGTGCTTGCTGCATTTCATTTCTAATGTCTGTACATCAGCTTTGTTCCTTATCCTCCATGGACCTGTCAATGTGTCTCAAGGGACAAAAGGCACAATATTTCCTTACTGGATCCGTCAATTTCTGTTCTATGTTATCTTGCTCCTATTTCTACCACTTTTCTGTGGCCTCATGCCTTTTGCAAGCCTTGGTGAATGGAAAGATCACTTTTCCCTGCTGGTCAGAAATTCTTTGTTTACCGTTGATTGA
- the LOC133857184 gene encoding protein CPR-5 isoform X2 has translation MEASSSSPPHQPLQSSAVDSNPNSTVQDPSPPLSTGSNDDDDDSKPINVDEKDGKTRKKIKKKRVFKDGSVLLPPSSSSCASSSSTSSSLPATRVVLRRRNPRALLATARRSEGSVDVIGLPLGMSVAAVVALVLETKDTAGGRMSVDHLSMICTSAVRESLVNVFGDKFDCFMRNFEKSFGSTLRTLRRINESRVKKGGPHFSNLNVEGSTSDVTLNKGGCTSNSGIEDFQSERVSQTFETQDRLKTIEEVRENMLTDSSNHELVLHGQINQVACVYPSTYGPAIGHSMLSTIEKSVVEQTRSNDLKTLELSLTMERLKLKETQLALNHDSNHLERSKLAVGISKASFRAEKFKNQLEDTRHTELLRKCIDCLVAGLLIMSVSLLYGAYVFSYTRISEATESCTPSPMESKSWWIPKPMSSLNSGLHILRCQVQVVSRMLFGILMIVTIAFLLLQRSATTKQIMPVTFMLLLLGVACGLAGKLCVDTLGGSGYHWLVFWETLCLLHFISNVCTSALFLILHGPVNVSQGTKGTIFPYWIRQFLFYVILLLFLPLFCGLMPFASLGEWKDHFSLLVRNSLFTVD, from the exons ATGGAGGCCTCTTCTTCTTCGCCACCTCATCAACCCCTCCAATCCAGTGCCGTCGATTCCAATCCGAATTCGACAGTCCAAGACCCTTCTCCTCCTTTGTCTACAGGTTCCAACGACGACGACGATGATTCAAAGCCCATCAACGTTGACGAAAAGGACGGCAAGACAAGAAAGAAGATTAAGAAGAAAAGGGTCTTCAAGGATGGCTCTGTTCTGTTACCTCCTTCGTCCTCGTCTTGtgcttcttcatcttctacttcttcttccttGCCGGCCACGCGCGTGGTTCTCAGACGCCGGAACCCTAGGGCCCTACTCGCTACGGCGCGGCGCAGCGAGGGCAGTGTGGACGTCATCGGTCTCCCTCTCGGAATGTCTGTCGCGGCTGTCGTTGCTCTG GTTCTGGAAACGAAAGACACGGCAGGTGGAAGGATGTCCGTCGACCATCTTTCAATG ATCTGCACTTCAGCTGTCAGAGAATCTTTAGTCAAT GTCTTTGGTGAcaaatttgattgttttatgagaaactttGAAAAGTCATTTGGGAGCACCTTGAGGACCCTTAGAAGGATCAATGAGTCACGCGTAAAAAAGGGAGGTCCTCATTTTAGCAACCTAAATGTAGAAGGGTCTACTTCAGATGTGACTCTGAATAAAGGAGGATGCACAAGCAATTCTGGTATAGAAGATTTTCAGTCAGAGAGAGTCTCACAAACTTTTGAAACTCAGGATCGATTAAAGACCATTGAAGAGGTGAGAGAGAATATGCTAACTGATTCCAGTAATCATGAGCTTGTCCTGCATGGGCAAATAAACCAAGTAGCATGTGTCTATCCAAGTACATACGGTCCTGCAATTGGGCATTCTATGCTTAGCACTATTGAGAAATCTGTCGTAGAGCAAACCCGTTCTAATGACCTGAAGACTTTGGAGCTTAGCCTTACAATGGAAAGATTGAAGTTGAAAGAGACACAGCTGGCTCTCAACCATGATTCAAATCATCTAGAGAGGTCAAAACTGGCCGTGGGTATATCAAAGGCATCTTTTAGAGCTGAAAAATTCAAGAATCAATTAGAAGACACGAGACACACTGAGCTGCTCAGAAAGTGCATTGACTGTCTTGTTGCTGGTTTGCTTATCATGTCAGTCTCCCTGTTATATGGTGCTTATGTATTTTCATACACGAGGATCAGTGAAGCTACCGAATCTTGTACACCTTCACCCATG GAGTCCAAGTCTTGGTGGATCCCAAAGCCAATGTCATCGCTCAATTCAGGGCTGCACATCCTCAGATGTCAGGTTCAAGTTGTGAGTCGAATGCTGTTTGGTATCTTAATGATTGTCACTATTGCTTTTTTGCTTCTCCAGCGTTCAGCAACTACAAAACAGATCATGCCAGTTACGTTCATGCTCTTGCTGTTAGGAGTTGCCTGTGGTTTAGCAGGCAAGCTTTGTGTAGACACACTGGGAGGGAGTGGATATCATTGGCTCGTATTCTGGGAGACACTGTGCTTGCTGCATTTCATTTCTAATGTCTGTACATCAGCTTTGTTCCTTATCCTCCATGGACCTGTCAATGTGTCTCAAGGGACAAAAGGCACAATATTTCCTTACTGGATCCGTCAATTTCTGTTCTATGTTATCTTGCTCCTATTTCTACCACTTTTCTGTGGCCTCATGCCTTTTGCAAGCCTTGGTGAATGGAAAGATCACTTTTCCCTGCTGGTCAGAAATTCTTTGTTTACCGTTGATTGA